In Bacteroidota bacterium, a genomic segment contains:
- a CDS encoding Na+/H+ antiporter NhaC family protein — MPDPTWISLLPPLLAIVLAIWTRQVYLSLAAGVWLGWTVLSGWNPLAGLGASIDALVGVLGDAGNARVILFTIVIGALIATVEAGGGVRGFVDWVERRGLVTGGRGARVLAFLVGVVIFIESNITVLVAGAVSRPLFDRHRHSREMLAYLIDSTSAAVCVLIPLNAWGAYVLALLADQGIAEPLRVFVASVPMNLYALAAVALAAFVAVTGWAAGPMRRAERRAEDGELFDADATPMLDEEALVPRPTTAIPPRTVNMLLPLGVMVATMPLGLWVTGDGDLLAGSGSTSVLWAVLAGLATAWVLLLAQGGLQIDELTKTGLRGAGGMLGMALVLLLALALGGVARELGTGAFVAGAVAGVLPPPVLLPLVFGTGAFIAFSTGTSWGTFAIMIPIAVPAAAALGLPAAPFLAAALSGGIFGDHASPISDTTIVSSLAAATDHIAHVRTQLPYASLAATVAAFGFAVIGATL, encoded by the coding sequence ATGCCCGACCCGACTTGGATTTCGCTTCTGCCGCCGCTGCTCGCCATCGTGCTGGCGATCTGGACGCGGCAGGTCTACCTCTCGCTCGCCGCCGGCGTGTGGCTCGGGTGGACGGTGCTCAGCGGCTGGAACCCGCTCGCGGGCCTCGGCGCGAGCATCGACGCGCTCGTCGGCGTCCTCGGCGACGCGGGCAACGCCCGCGTGATCCTGTTTACAATTGTGATCGGCGCGCTCATCGCGACGGTCGAGGCCGGGGGCGGCGTGCGCGGGTTCGTCGACTGGGTCGAGCGGCGCGGGCTCGTCACCGGCGGGCGCGGGGCCCGCGTGCTGGCCTTCCTCGTCGGGGTCGTCATCTTTATCGAGTCCAACATCACCGTCCTCGTCGCCGGGGCCGTCTCGCGGCCGCTCTTCGACCGGCACCGCCACAGCCGCGAGATGCTGGCCTACCTGATCGACTCGACGAGCGCGGCCGTCTGCGTGCTCATTCCGCTGAACGCATGGGGGGCCTACGTCCTCGCGCTCCTCGCCGACCAGGGCATCGCCGAGCCGCTCCGCGTCTTCGTCGCCTCGGTCCCGATGAACCTCTACGCCCTCGCCGCCGTCGCGCTCGCCGCGTTCGTCGCCGTCACGGGCTGGGCGGCCGGCCCGATGCGCCGCGCCGAGCGCCGCGCCGAGGACGGCGAGCTGTTCGACGCCGACGCCACCCCGATGCTCGACGAGGAAGCCCTCGTCCCGAGGCCGACCACGGCGATCCCGCCGCGCACGGTCAACATGCTGCTCCCGCTCGGGGTGATGGTGGCGACGATGCCGCTCGGGCTCTGGGTCACCGGCGACGGCGACCTCCTCGCGGGCAGCGGCTCGACGAGCGTGCTCTGGGCCGTCCTCGCTGGACTGGCGACGGCATGGGTGCTGCTACTCGCCCAGGGCGGCCTTCAGATCGACGAACTCACCAAGACCGGGCTGCGCGGCGCGGGCGGAATGCTCGGCATGGCGCTCGTGCTCCTGCTTGCGCTCGCGCTCGGCGGCGTGGCGCGCGAACTCGGGACCGGGGCGTTCGTCGCCGGGGCGGTCGCGGGCGTCCTCCCGCCGCCGGTGCTGCTCCCGCTCGTCTTCGGCACCGGTGCCTTCATCGCCTTCTCGACTGGGACGAGTTGGGGCACCTTCGCCATCATGATCCCGATTGCGGTACCCGCCGCCGCCGCGCTCGGGCTGCCCGCCGCGCCGTTCCTCGCCGCCGCCCTCTCCGGCGGCATCTTCGGCGACCACGCCTCGCCGATCTCGGACACGACGATCGTCTCCAGCCTCGCCGCCGCGACCGACCACATCGCGCACGTCCGCACCCAACTCCCCTACGCCAGCCTCGCTGCCACCGTCGCCGCCTTCGGCTTCGCCGTCATCGGCGCGACGCTCTGA
- a CDS encoding carboxypeptidase-like regulatory domain-containing protein, whose protein sequence is MTRILLLFLLSSTVALAQHPMGKLSGRIVDDLGDPLPGANVIIEGTRLGASADDDGNYFVIGIPAGTYDVTASFVGFEHHTVEAIQISSGYTTEQSFELGMTNYFEIFGPCLDCWGYEPLISTDPFASRRISGEEIEHMPIGR, encoded by the coding sequence ATGACGCGCATCCTCTTGCTCTTCCTGCTCTCTTCCACCGTCGCCCTCGCGCAGCATCCGATGGGCAAGCTCTCCGGCCGCATCGTGGACGACCTCGGCGACCCGCTGCCGGGCGCCAACGTGATCATCGAGGGCACCCGACTCGGCGCTTCCGCCGACGACGACGGCAACTACTTCGTCATCGGCATCCCCGCCGGCACCTACGACGTGACGGCGTCGTTTGTGGGCTTCGAGCACCATACGGTCGAGGCGATTCAGATTTCGTCGGGATACACGACTGAGCAGAGCTTCGAGCTTGGCATGACGAACTATTTCGAAATCTTCGGTCCTTGTCTCGACTGCTGGGGCTACGAGCCTCTCATTTCGACGGACCCCTTCGCTTCGCGGCGGATATCGGGCGAAGAGATCGAGCACATGCCTATCGGTCGATAG
- a CDS encoding nitrilase-related carbon-nitrogen hydrolase, with amino-acid sequence MRIALVQQPATEDPGSSPGQALSTNVQRGLSAARRAAEAGADLVAFAELAFTPFYPQRHATPETLALAEPIPGPTTDAFAALAKELGVVLVLNLFERDGDRTFDTSPVIDADGTLLGRTRMVHITDYEAFHEQGYYAPGDQGAPVYDTAAGRVGVAICYDRHYPEYMRALALQGAEVVVVPQAGAVGEWPEGLYEAEMQVTAFQNGFFTALVNRVGPEEQLTFAGESFVCNPAGEVVARAGQGTEETLYADLDLAEVERSHARRLFLRDRRPDLYADWLAR; translated from the coding sequence ATGCGCATCGCCCTCGTCCAACAACCTGCCACCGAAGACCCCGGGTCGAGTCCGGGGCAGGCTCTCAGCACCAACGTGCAGCGCGGCCTCAGCGCCGCCCGCCGCGCCGCCGAGGCTGGGGCCGACCTCGTCGCCTTCGCCGAACTCGCCTTCACGCCGTTCTACCCGCAGCGCCACGCGACGCCCGAGACCCTCGCCCTCGCCGAGCCGATTCCCGGCCCAACGACCGACGCGTTCGCCGCCCTTGCGAAAGAACTCGGCGTCGTCCTCGTGCTCAACCTCTTCGAGCGCGACGGTGACCGGACGTTCGATACGTCGCCCGTGATCGACGCCGACGGGACCCTCCTCGGGCGGACGCGGATGGTCCACATCACCGACTACGAGGCGTTCCACGAGCAGGGCTACTACGCTCCCGGCGACCAGGGGGCTCCGGTCTACGACACCGCCGCCGGGCGCGTCGGCGTGGCGATCTGCTACGACCGGCACTACCCGGAGTACATGCGGGCGCTGGCGCTGCAAGGGGCGGAGGTGGTCGTCGTCCCGCAGGCAGGCGCGGTCGGCGAGTGGCCCGAGGGGCTGTACGAGGCCGAGATGCAGGTGACCGCGTTCCAGAACGGGTTCTTCACCGCCCTCGTCAACCGGGTCGGGCCGGAGGAGCAGCTGACGTTCGCGGGCGAGTCGTTCGTCTGCAACCCGGCCGGCGAGGTCGTCGCCCGCGCCGGGCAGGGCACCGAAGAAACCCTCTACGCCGACCTCGACCTGGCCGAGGTCGAGCGCTCGCACGCGCGCCGCCTCTTCCTCCGCGACCGGCGGCCGGACCTCTACGCCGACTGGCTCGCCCGGTAG
- a CDS encoding TerB family tellurite resistance protein has translation MPEPLTDDALADLTLLALVIAHGADADLDPREVNTLAEHLHRLAPHLSPEAVTEIVKDGARAYLDTRVEGAETVVYRLAGALSADGRAEAYAALQAVAEADETLHPMESTLLRHVAAAWRVDV, from the coding sequence ATGCCTGAGCCGCTCACCGACGACGCCCTCGCCGACCTCACGCTCCTCGCCCTCGTGATCGCCCACGGGGCCGACGCCGACCTCGACCCGCGCGAGGTGAACACGCTCGCCGAGCACCTCCACCGGCTCGCCCCGCACCTCAGCCCGGAGGCCGTGACTGAGATTGTCAAGGACGGCGCGAGAGCGTACCTCGATACCCGCGTGGAGGGTGCCGAGACGGTCGTCTACCGCCTCGCGGGCGCACTCAGCGCGGACGGGCGGGCCGAGGCCTACGCTGCGCTCCAGGCTGTCGCCGAGGCCGACGAGACGCTGCACCCGATGGAGTCGACGCTGCTGCGCCACGTCGCCGCCGCCTGGCGGGTGGACGTGTAG
- a CDS encoding two-component regulator propeller domain-containing protein — MVRWFVFMILASAAQAQPEGPRAPVRFERATDVEVHLPQSSVYDMLEDRRGFLWFATREGLGRWDGTTMRTWRRNPFDPASLPGNLVRELAEDGAGDLWAVAQASDRTPAGIARLVGPGHGEVRRYDRLDPCLFIGPDREAWLAGADSLYRFDRARDRFAGVRARLGTGTPMQGLTARDGTVWVSTHRDVERYAVGEVPEEDGVIAVPWTQSAESEFGVALAEDEAGTLWVAGVGLARVSSGGVEPVAVPQPEIPGYGTGLGVNRIVPAGGVLWLGTLGGVYRYAVSAGTTERFSLHLPGGIPTQNWITGFHRDRAGTLWAGTVWGLHRAVPNAAPFSLLAHDPEDANSLGSGIVLSVHEDTRGALWVGTLGGGLNRIGPDGRVTRYRHDPADPSSLGHDWVWSVQQDGTTLWLGTGAGLDWIDLDAPDAVEHVRVDIPPGPWGPSASGLHLDAEGTLWFGHAGRLFRRFTDGTYASTPVPRGVGVQVVRSVPGGAWVTSSAGLLRYDAQTDSLHSYLHDPADPSSLSDNATMALHLDRRGRLWVGTQSGLDRYDASTGRFAHVSSADGLPSSAVYAILEDDDGRLWLSTNRGLARFDPDRPAAGFRTFAFADGVGNVEFNRHAAFRGRDGTLYFGGDRGVTVFHPSALRDNPYRPPVVLTALHRAARDTTTTTAHVGETVEIDPGVASFTFEFAALQFANAHRTRYAARLEGFDAGWVDLGQQRRATYTNLRPGRYTFRVKAANEDGLWNETGAAATVIVWPRFFQTWWFQVLFVGLILTLVGAAVWSVSQRRYRRELARLEARQALDAERARISRDMHDEVGASLSEIAILSELAQRDLDGDPGSASGAGSAPSTARLSRIADTSRAMLDAIGEIIWAINPQHDRLDRLTAYLREHAARTLDEAGLRVRLDFPAQVPPLTVSAEFRRNVFLVMKEALHNLVRHAGATNATVRLEVDEAALTLTVQDDGCGLPGGDGAVPRPSGRGGNGLANMAHRAGEIDGTLALDAGPDGGTRLTLRVPLGG, encoded by the coding sequence TTGGTACGCTGGTTCGTCTTCATGATCCTCGCCTCGGCTGCGCAGGCGCAGCCCGAGGGGCCCCGGGCTCCGGTCCGCTTCGAGCGAGCGACGGACGTGGAGGTGCACCTGCCGCAGTCGTCGGTCTACGACATGCTGGAGGACCGGCGCGGTTTCCTGTGGTTCGCCACGCGCGAGGGGCTCGGCCGCTGGGATGGCACCACGATGCGGACGTGGCGGCGCAACCCATTCGACCCCGCCTCGCTGCCGGGCAACCTCGTCCGCGAACTAGCCGAGGACGGCGCGGGCGACCTGTGGGCAGTGGCGCAGGCGTCGGACCGGACCCCCGCCGGGATAGCCCGCCTCGTCGGGCCGGGGCACGGGGAGGTCCGGCGCTACGACCGGCTCGACCCCTGCCTCTTCATCGGGCCCGACCGCGAGGCGTGGCTAGCGGGCGCGGACAGCCTGTACCGCTTCGACCGGGCGCGGGACCGCTTCGCCGGCGTTCGCGCTCGCCTCGGCACCGGGACGCCGATGCAGGGTCTCACCGCGCGCGACGGGACGGTGTGGGTCAGCACGCACCGGGACGTGGAGCGGTACGCCGTCGGCGAGGTGCCGGAAGAGGACGGAGTCATCGCTGTACCGTGGACGCAGAGCGCCGAGTCCGAGTTCGGCGTAGCGCTCGCCGAGGACGAGGCGGGTACACTCTGGGTGGCCGGCGTCGGCCTCGCCCGGGTGAGCAGCGGGGGTGTCGAGCCGGTGGCGGTCCCGCAGCCAGAGATTCCGGGCTACGGGACGGGCCTCGGGGTGAACCGGATCGTCCCGGCGGGCGGCGTGCTCTGGCTCGGCACGCTCGGCGGGGTCTACCGCTACGCCGTCTCTGCGGGCACCACCGAGCGCTTCTCGCTCCATCTCCCCGGCGGCATCCCGACGCAGAACTGGATCACCGGCTTCCACCGCGACCGGGCTGGGACGCTCTGGGCCGGGACCGTTTGGGGGCTCCACCGCGCCGTGCCAAACGCCGCCCCGTTTAGCCTCCTTGCGCACGACCCCGAAGACGCCAACAGCCTCGGGAGCGGGATCGTGCTCTCGGTCCACGAGGACACGCGGGGTGCGCTCTGGGTCGGCACGCTCGGCGGTGGACTGAACCGGATCGGGCCGGACGGGCGGGTGACGCGTTACCGCCACGACCCGGCCGACCCGTCGAGCCTCGGCCACGACTGGGTCTGGTCCGTCCAGCAAGACGGCACCACGCTCTGGCTCGGCACCGGCGCGGGGCTGGACTGGATCGACCTCGACGCGCCGGACGCGGTCGAGCACGTCCGCGTTGACATCCCCCCTGGGCCGTGGGGGCCGAGTGCGTCGGGGCTGCACCTCGATGCCGAGGGCACGCTCTGGTTCGGCCACGCCGGGCGGCTCTTTCGCCGGTTCACCGATGGTACCTATGCGTCTACGCCGGTGCCGCGCGGCGTGGGCGTGCAGGTCGTCCGGTCGGTCCCCGGCGGGGCGTGGGTGACCTCGTCCGCCGGCCTCCTCCGGTACGATGCCCAGACGGACAGCCTCCACAGCTACCTCCACGATCCCGCCGACCCGTCGAGCCTCAGCGACAACGCCACGATGGCGCTCCACCTCGACCGGCGCGGGCGGCTCTGGGTCGGGACGCAGAGCGGGCTGGACCGCTACGACGCATCCACGGGCCGCTTCGCGCACGTCTCCTCCGCCGACGGCCTGCCGAGCAGTGCCGTCTACGCGATCCTCGAAGACGACGACGGTCGCCTCTGGCTCTCCACCAACCGGGGCCTCGCCCGCTTCGACCCGGACCGGCCGGCCGCAGGCTTCCGCACCTTCGCCTTCGCCGACGGCGTGGGGAACGTCGAGTTCAACCGCCACGCCGCGTTCCGTGGGCGCGACGGCACGCTCTACTTCGGCGGCGACCGGGGCGTGACGGTCTTCCACCCGAGCGCCCTCCGCGACAACCCGTACCGCCCGCCGGTCGTCCTGACGGCGCTGCACCGCGCCGCGCGCGACACCACGACGACGACCGCCCACGTCGGCGAGACCGTCGAGATCGATCCAGGCGTGGCATCGTTCACCTTTGAGTTCGCTGCGCTCCAGTTTGCGAACGCCCACCGCACCCGCTACGCGGCGCGGCTGGAGGGCTTCGACGCTGGCTGGGTGGACCTCGGCCAGCAGCGCCGGGCGACGTACACCAACCTCCGGCCGGGCCGGTACACGTTCCGCGTCAAGGCCGCCAACGAGGACGGCCTGTGGAACGAGACGGGCGCGGCCGCGACGGTCATCGTGTGGCCTCGGTTTTTCCAGACGTGGTGGTTTCAGGTGCTGTTCGTCGGGCTCATCCTCACCCTCGTCGGGGCGGCCGTGTGGTCGGTCTCGCAGCGCCGCTACCGGCGCGAGTTGGCCCGCCTCGAAGCGCGGCAAGCCCTCGACGCCGAGCGCGCCCGCATCTCGCGCGACATGCACGACGAGGTTGGGGCCAGCCTCTCCGAGATCGCCATCCTCTCCGAACTCGCCCAGCGCGACCTCGACGGCGACCCCGGCTCGGCCTCCGGGGCAGGCTCCGCACCGAGCACTGCACGCCTGAGCCGGATCGCCGACACGAGCCGCGCCATGCTCGACGCGATCGGCGAGATCATCTGGGCCATCAACCCGCAGCACGACCGCCTCGACCGACTCACGGCCTACCTCCGCGAGCACGCCGCCCGCACGCTGGACGAGGCCGGGCTGCGCGTCCGGCTGGACTTCCCCGCCCAGGTGCCGCCGCTGACGGTCTCGGCCGAGTTCCGGCGCAACGTGTTCCTCGTGATGAAAGAGGCGCTCCACAACCTCGTCCGCCACGCTGGAGCCACGAACGCGACGGTGCGGCTAGAGGTGGACGAGGCCGCCCTCACACTCACCGTGCAGGACGACGGCTGCGGCCTGCCCGGCGGCGACGGAGCAGTGCCTCGACCGAGTGGGCGCGGCGGCAACGGCCTAGCCAACATGGCCCACCGCGCCGGTGAGATCGACGGCACGCTCGCCCTGGACGCCGGGCCGGACGGGGGGACGCGGCTCACGCTACGCGTGCCGCTGGGCGGGTGA
- a CDS encoding response regulator transcription factor — MIRVAIVEDRVEVRQGLGYLIDASEGFVCVGTYEDAESGLAVLTGDNVDVVLMDIGLPGMLGTEAVKRLRAEHPRVQVMMLTVYEDDDHVFASLQNGAAGYVLKTTPPAELLGAIAQVHTGGSPMSSGIARRVVETFHRPPRAEADGEPLTGREEEILDLLAQGYRYREIAEQLFISIDTVRTHIRHIYEKMHVRSRAEATLKYLGRA, encoded by the coding sequence ATGATTCGAGTCGCCATCGTCGAGGACCGCGTCGAGGTCCGGCAGGGGCTGGGGTACCTGATCGATGCCTCGGAGGGGTTCGTCTGCGTCGGGACCTACGAGGATGCCGAGTCGGGCCTCGCCGTGCTGACGGGCGACAACGTGGACGTGGTGCTGATGGACATCGGGCTGCCGGGGATGCTCGGCACCGAGGCCGTCAAGCGCCTCCGCGCCGAGCACCCGCGCGTCCAGGTGATGATGCTGACCGTCTACGAGGACGACGACCACGTCTTCGCCTCGCTCCAGAACGGGGCCGCGGGCTACGTCCTCAAGACCACCCCGCCCGCCGAACTGCTCGGTGCCATCGCGCAGGTTCACACGGGCGGCTCGCCGATGTCGAGCGGGATCGCCCGCCGCGTCGTCGAGACCTTCCACCGGCCCCCGCGCGCCGAGGCCGACGGGGAGCCGCTCACCGGGCGCGAGGAGGAGATCCTCGACCTGCTCGCGCAGGGCTACCGCTACCGCGAGATCGCCGAGCAGCTTTTCATTTCCATCGACACCGTGCGGACCCACATCCGGCACATCTACGAGAAGATGCACGTCCGCTCCCGCGCCGAAGCCACGCTGAAGTACCTCGGCAGGGCGTGA
- a CDS encoding aminotransferase class IV has protein sequence MLQQFDERNRDLIVNINGTLVHRDEAGVSPFDSVVQGGDGVWEGLRLYDGRIFRLTEHLNRLRDSAHALAFAEIPSPEAIREEIRRTLEANGMRDGVHVRLTLTRGPKITSGMDPRLNQAGPTLIVLAEWKAPVYDKRGLSLITSSVRRFPPDCLDPKIHHNNLLQSILAKIEANHAGADAALMLDRHGFIAECNGTHVFLVAGGTVLTSTTNACPEGITRQTILDLCAREAVPHAARNVSLAEAYRADEVFCTGTMGELAAVTQIDGRRVGTGSVGPMTERLSALYAEETAATGEPIFEG, from the coding sequence ATGCTCCAGCAGTTCGACGAACGCAACCGCGACCTGATCGTCAACATCAACGGCACCCTCGTGCACCGCGACGAGGCGGGGGTCTCGCCCTTCGACTCGGTCGTGCAGGGCGGCGACGGGGTGTGGGAGGGGCTGCGGCTCTACGACGGGCGCATCTTCCGCCTCACCGAGCACCTCAACCGGCTACGCGACTCGGCCCACGCCCTCGCCTTCGCTGAGATTCCGAGCCCCGAGGCGATCCGGGAGGAGATTCGCCGGACGCTGGAGGCCAACGGGATGCGCGACGGCGTCCACGTCCGCCTCACGCTCACGCGCGGGCCGAAGATCACGAGCGGGATGGACCCGCGCCTCAACCAGGCCGGCCCGACGCTGATCGTCCTCGCCGAGTGGAAAGCGCCGGTCTACGACAAGCGCGGGCTGTCGCTCATCACGAGTTCCGTCCGCCGTTTCCCGCCCGACTGCCTCGACCCGAAGATCCACCACAACAACCTGCTCCAGAGCATCCTCGCCAAGATCGAGGCCAACCACGCCGGGGCCGACGCCGCGCTGATGCTCGACCGGCACGGGTTCATCGCCGAGTGCAACGGCACGCACGTCTTTCTGGTCGCGGGGGGCACCGTGCTCACGAGCACGACCAACGCTTGCCCCGAGGGCATCACCCGGCAGACCATCCTCGATCTGTGCGCGCGCGAAGCTGTCCCGCACGCCGCGCGCAACGTCTCGCTCGCCGAGGCCTACCGCGCCGACGAGGTGTTCTGCACCGGCACGATGGGCGAACTCGCCGCCGTCACCCAGATCGACGGGCGGAGGGTTGGAACAGGGTCCGTTGGCCCGATGACCGAGCGGCTCTCGGCGCTCTACGCCGAGGAGACGGCGGCGACGGGCGAGCCGATCTTCGAGGGCTGA
- a CDS encoding DUF6252 family protein, with translation MLRRIPTFLLCFLFALTFAACDSGGDDDDNGGGGGGGGGGGGGGGGGGGGMMVDSGFEATIDGESFVASLVALAEVDSDGSITITGSNLATTIGLELEQAATGTYSFEADNIATVVRATNDGVTEAFSTTVGGTGSATITGISETEVSGTFSFTANSLSSMGSIEVSGGFSVNITQ, from the coding sequence ATGCTACGTCGCATTCCCACATTCCTTTTGTGCTTTCTCTTCGCCCTCACCTTTGCCGCGTGCGACTCCGGCGGTGACGACGACGATAACGGCGGCGGCGGCGGCGGCGGCGGCGGTGGCGGTGGCGGTGGCGGTGGCGGCGGTGGCGGCATGATGGTCGACAGCGGCTTCGAAGCCACGATCGATGGAGAGAGCTTCGTCGCTAGCTTGGTCGCTCTCGCAGAGGTAGACAGCGATGGGTCGATCACCATCACCGGCTCTAACCTCGCAACGACCATCGGCCTCGAACTGGAACAGGCCGCCACCGGCACATACTCGTTCGAAGCGGACAACATCGCTACCGTCGTGCGTGCCACGAATGACGGCGTCACCGAAGCCTTTAGCACGACTGTCGGTGGAACCGGGTCGGCTACCATCACGGGTATCAGCGAAACCGAGGTGTCGGGTACGTTCTCCTTCACGGCGAACTCGCTCAGCAGCATGGGCTCGATCGAGGTATCGGGTGGGTTTAGCGTCAACATCACCCAGTAG
- a CDS encoding HAD family hydrolase → MPAPTPIRIACWSGPRNISTALMRSWGSRADTAVVDEPFYAHYLWATGLDHPGRAAILGSQPTDWRTVAAALTGPAPGGKDIFYQKHMAHHLLPGMVGPWLGDLRHAFLLREPAAMLTSLAKVLPDPRPEDTGLPQQVALVERLRDEAGRVPPVIDAEDVLTDPPRLLRLLCEALGVPFEPAMLTWEAGPRPTDGVWAAHWYAAVEASTGFKPYRPKTESVPERLQSVLAECKGYYAQLHPHRLR, encoded by the coding sequence GTGCCCGCTCCCACGCCCATCCGCATCGCCTGCTGGTCCGGCCCCCGGAACATCTCGACGGCGCTGATGCGGTCGTGGGGCAGCCGCGCCGACACGGCAGTCGTGGACGAGCCGTTCTACGCGCACTACCTGTGGGCGACGGGCCTCGACCACCCCGGCCGCGCCGCCATCCTCGGCTCGCAGCCGACCGACTGGCGCACGGTCGCGGCGGCGCTCACCGGACCCGCGCCGGGCGGCAAGGACATCTTCTACCAGAAGCACATGGCCCACCATCTCCTGCCCGGGATGGTCGGCCCGTGGCTGGGCGACCTCCGCCACGCCTTCCTCCTCCGCGAGCCGGCGGCGATGCTGACCTCCCTCGCGAAGGTGCTCCCCGACCCGCGCCCTGAAGACACCGGTCTGCCGCAGCAGGTCGCGCTCGTCGAGCGCCTCCGCGACGAGGCGGGCCGTGTCCCGCCCGTGATCGACGCCGAGGACGTGCTGACCGACCCGCCGCGCCTGCTCCGGCTGCTCTGCGAGGCCCTCGGCGTCCCGTTCGAGCCTGCGATGCTGACGTGGGAGGCCGGCCCGCGCCCGACCGACGGCGTCTGGGCCGCGCACTGGTACGCCGCTGTCGAAGCCTCGACCGGGTTCAAGCCGTACCGCCCGAAGACCGAGTCCGTGCCGGAGCGGCTGCAGTCGGTACTGGCGGAGTGCAAGGGCTACTACGCGCAGCTGCACCCCCACCGCCTCCGCTGA
- a CDS encoding DUF1028 domain-containing protein has product MRTLAFCLALLTAAPALAQDFPADTPRRPVATYSIVAHDAETGQLGVAVQSHWFSVGAVVPWAEPGVGAVATQSFVDPAYGPRGLELMRTGSSAEEALAALVSADAGRAVRQVAFVDAEGRVAVHTGSRAIAAAGHRTGDGYAVQANLMENDTVWDAMAEAYEASTGDLAERLLAALEAAQAEGGDLRGQQSAALLVTRAEPTGKPWADRLFDLRVEDHPAPVAELQRLVGLQRAYQKLNEGDEHVTEGDIEAAMASYSAAMALAPDEANNGESAFWVGITLAGVGRVDEAVPYLARAYRQDVRWAMLVPRLPAAGLLPEALAPTLVVRMKAPEE; this is encoded by the coding sequence ATGCGAACCCTCGCCTTTTGCCTCGCCCTGCTCACCGCTGCGCCCGCCCTCGCACAGGATTTTCCTGCCGACACGCCGCGCCGGCCCGTCGCCACCTACTCCATCGTCGCGCACGACGCCGAGACCGGGCAGCTCGGGGTGGCGGTGCAGAGCCACTGGTTCTCGGTCGGCGCGGTCGTGCCGTGGGCCGAGCCGGGCGTCGGGGCCGTCGCCACGCAGTCGTTCGTTGACCCGGCCTACGGGCCGCGCGGGCTGGAGTTGATGCGGACGGGCAGCTCGGCCGAGGAGGCGCTCGCGGCGCTCGTCTCGGCCGACGCGGGCCGGGCCGTCCGGCAGGTCGCGTTCGTCGACGCCGAGGGTAGGGTCGCCGTCCACACCGGCAGCCGTGCCATCGCCGCGGCGGGCCACCGCACGGGCGACGGCTACGCGGTGCAGGCTAACCTGATGGAAAACGACACCGTCTGGGACGCGATGGCCGAGGCCTACGAAGCCTCCACCGGCGACCTCGCCGAGCGGCTCCTCGCGGCCCTCGAAGCCGCCCAGGCCGAGGGCGGCGATCTCCGGGGCCAGCAGTCGGCCGCGCTCCTCGTCACCCGCGCCGAGCCCACTGGCAAGCCGTGGGCGGACCGCCTGTTCGACCTCCGCGTCGAGGACCACCCGGCACCCGTCGCCGAACTGCAGCGGCTCGTCGGGCTGCAGCGGGCCTACCAGAAACTCAACGAGGGCGACGAGCACGTCACCGAGGGCGACATCGAGGCTGCGATGGCGAGCTACAGCGCGGCGATGGCCCTCGCCCCGGACGAGGCCAACAACGGCGAGTCGGCCTTCTGGGTCGGGATCACGCTGGCAGGCGTCGGGCGGGTCGACGAGGCCGTGCCGTACCTCGCCCGCGCCTACCGGCAGGACGTACGCTGGGCGATGCTCGTCCCGCGCCTCCCCGCCGCCGGGCTGCTCCCCGAGGCGCTCGCGCCGACGCTCGTCGTGCGGATGAAAGCGCCGGAAGAATAG